The Collimonas fungivorans Ter331 genome has a segment encoding these proteins:
- the gltX gene encoding glutamate--tRNA ligase, whose amino-acid sequence MTASTPASNSSLKPALKPVRTRFAPSPTGYLHLGGARTALFSWAYARHFGGTFVLRIEDTDLERSTPEAVQAIIDGMQWLGLEHDEGPFYQMRRMDRYREVIGQMLQQGTAYHCYSSPEEVEAMRERMRAAGEKPRYDGTWRPEAGKTLPPVPADRKPVVRFKNPLDGDVSWDDVVKGNITISNREMDDLVIARPDGTPTYNFCVVVDDWDMQITHVIRGDDHVNNTPRQINILKALGAELPLYGHVPMILGADGEKLSKRHGAVSVMDYPAQGYLPEAMLNYLARLGWSHGNEEIFSVEQFCAWFDLDHLSKSPAQFNPEKLASINNHYIKLADNERLAALVKPLMEQDGADFSNAPALPKVIGLLKERAHTVNEIGVAAMLFYRKPAPDAALLAQHFTDAVKPALADFAARCASVEWNKESLAPMIKEVLAAHALKMPQIAMPLRLMLTGQLQTPAIDAVLELLGREAVMARLQPHLV is encoded by the coding sequence ATGACCGCCAGCACTCCAGCATCCAATTCTTCGTTGAAACCCGCATTGAAACCGGTACGCACCCGTTTTGCCCCAAGCCCGACCGGTTACCTGCACCTGGGCGGCGCCCGCACCGCGCTGTTTTCCTGGGCCTACGCGCGCCACTTCGGCGGCACTTTCGTGCTGCGCATCGAAGATACCGATCTCGAACGTTCGACCCCAGAGGCAGTGCAGGCGATCATCGACGGCATGCAATGGCTGGGGCTGGAACACGACGAAGGTCCGTTCTACCAGATGCGGCGCATGGACCGCTATCGCGAAGTGATCGGACAAATGCTGCAACAGGGCACGGCCTATCATTGTTATTCATCGCCGGAAGAAGTCGAAGCGATGCGCGAACGCATGCGCGCCGCCGGCGAAAAGCCGCGCTACGACGGCACCTGGCGTCCGGAAGCGGGCAAGACCCTGCCGCCGGTGCCGGCCGACCGCAAACCGGTGGTGCGTTTCAAGAATCCGCTGGATGGCGATGTCAGCTGGGACGATGTAGTCAAAGGCAACATCACCATCTCGAACCGTGAAATGGACGACCTGGTGATCGCTCGTCCGGACGGCACGCCGACCTATAATTTCTGCGTGGTGGTGGACGACTGGGACATGCAGATCACCCACGTGATCCGCGGCGACGACCATGTCAACAACACGCCGCGCCAGATCAACATCCTCAAGGCCCTGGGTGCCGAGCTGCCGCTGTACGGCCACGTGCCGATGATCCTCGGCGCAGACGGCGAAAAACTGTCGAAGCGCCATGGCGCGGTCAGCGTGATGGATTATCCGGCGCAGGGTTATTTGCCGGAAGCGATGCTGAACTACCTGGCGCGCCTCGGCTGGAGCCATGGCAACGAAGAGATTTTCAGCGTGGAGCAATTTTGCGCATGGTTCGATCTCGATCATTTGTCGAAATCGCCGGCGCAATTCAATCCGGAAAAATTGGCCTCGATCAACAATCATTACATCAAGCTGGCCGACAATGAACGCCTGGCGGCGCTGGTCAAGCCGTTGATGGAGCAAGACGGCGCCGATTTCAGCAATGCGCCGGCATTGCCAAAAGTGATCGGCCTGCTGAAAGAGCGCGCCCATACCGTCAATGAAATCGGGGTTGCCGCCATGCTGTTCTATCGCAAGCCGGCGCCGGATGCAGCATTGCTGGCGCAACACTTCACCGATGCGGTCAAGCCGGCATTGGCCGATTTCGCCGCACGCTGCGCAAGCGTCGAGTGGAACAAGGAAAGCCTGGCGCCGATGATCAAGGAAGTATTGGCTGCACATGCGCTGAAGATGCCGCAGATTGCGATGCCATTGCGTTTGATGCTGACCGGACAGTTGCAGACGCCGGCGATTGATGCCGTGCTCGAATTGTTGGGCCGCGAGGCGGTGATGGCACGTTTGCAGCCCCATCTGGTGTAA
- a CDS encoding DUF4399 domain-containing protein: MKSRIFSLLFSATLLSASLLPQLAHAASVSFIEPADGAVVSSPFTVKFGVSGMEVKPAGDMTANTGHHHLLINEDSIPAGQSIPIDDKHLHFGKGQTETSVTLPPGEYKLTMQFANGAHQSYGPELSKTINVTVK, encoded by the coding sequence ATGAAATCAAGAATTTTTTCGCTGTTGTTTTCTGCAACCCTGCTGAGCGCCAGCCTGTTGCCGCAGCTGGCCCACGCTGCGTCGGTTTCGTTCATCGAACCGGCCGACGGCGCGGTGGTGAGCAGCCCGTTCACCGTCAAGTTCGGCGTCAGCGGCATGGAAGTCAAGCCGGCCGGCGACATGACGGCCAATACCGGCCACCACCACCTGCTGATCAACGAAGACAGCATCCCGGCCGGGCAGTCGATCCCGATCGACGACAAGCATTTGCATTTTGGCAAGGGTCAGACCGAAACCAGCGTCACGCTGCCGCCAGGGGAATACAAGCTGACCATGCAATTCGCCAACGGCGCCCACCAGTCTTACGGCCCGGAGCTGAGCAAAACCATCAACGTCACCGTCAAATAG
- a CDS encoding cupin domain-containing protein has protein sequence MPAVHGNLLTELPADGSTEVFELLHERAGLKIERIVSSGQASPPGFWYDNPQEEWVLLLSGSAGLTLEGQAGEHVMQPGAWLHIPPHCRHRIEWTDAAQPTIWLAIHHDDAQALAPKLPL, from the coding sequence ATGCCAGCCGTCCATGGCAATCTGTTGACCGAGTTGCCGGCCGACGGTTCAACCGAAGTATTCGAACTCCTGCACGAACGGGCCGGCCTGAAAATCGAACGCATCGTCTCCAGCGGCCAGGCCAGTCCGCCCGGCTTCTGGTACGACAACCCACAGGAAGAATGGGTGCTGCTGCTCAGCGGCAGCGCCGGACTGACGCTGGAAGGCCAGGCCGGCGAGCATGTCATGCAGCCCGGCGCCTGGCTGCATATCCCGCCGCACTGCCGCCACCGCATAGAGTGGACCGATGCAGCGCAGCCTACAATCTGGCTGGCCATACATCATGATGATGCACAGGCATTGGCGCCGAAGCTTCCCCTTTAG
- the apbC gene encoding iron-sulfur cluster carrier protein ApbC: MSFTIETVKAALSSVIDPNTGKDLVSSKSARNIRLEGAEVLFDIELDYPAKSQFALIGDAAIAAVGALDGVGKVSPHVYSKIQSHAVQRGVKLMSNIKNIIAVASGKGGVGKSTTAVNLALALAAEGAQVGILDADIYGPSQPMMMGISGRPETKDGKTMEPLENHGLQVSSIGFMVDPDEPMVWRGPIVTQALQQLLDQTNWRDLDYLIVDMPPGTGDIQLTLSQKVPVTGAVIVTTPQDIALLDARKGLKMFEKVGIPILGIVENMSTHICSNCGHAEAIFGEGGGAKMCGEYGVEFLGALPLTMSIRQQTDSGTPTVVAEPDGPVAHIYKEIARKVAIKVAEKAKDMSSKFPTIVIKND; the protein is encoded by the coding sequence ATGAGCTTCACGATTGAAACGGTCAAGGCCGCGTTGTCCAGTGTGATCGATCCGAATACCGGCAAGGACCTGGTAAGCAGCAAGTCGGCCAGGAATATCCGGCTGGAGGGCGCCGAGGTGCTGTTCGATATCGAGCTGGATTATCCGGCGAAGAGTCAGTTTGCCCTGATCGGCGATGCCGCTATCGCTGCGGTCGGCGCGCTGGACGGGGTCGGCAAGGTCAGCCCGCATGTCTATTCGAAAATTCAGTCGCATGCGGTGCAGCGCGGCGTCAAGCTGATGTCCAATATCAAGAACATCATCGCGGTGGCGTCCGGCAAGGGCGGCGTCGGCAAATCGACTACCGCGGTCAACCTGGCGCTGGCGCTGGCGGCGGAAGGCGCCCAGGTCGGCATCCTCGACGCCGATATCTACGGTCCTTCGCAGCCGATGATGATGGGCATCAGCGGCCGTCCGGAAACCAAGGACGGCAAGACCATGGAGCCGCTGGAAAATCACGGCTTGCAGGTGTCGAGCATCGGTTTCATGGTCGATCCGGACGAGCCCATGGTGTGGCGCGGCCCGATCGTCACCCAGGCTTTGCAGCAGCTGCTGGACCAGACCAACTGGCGCGACCTCGATTACCTGATCGTCGACATGCCGCCCGGCACCGGCGACATCCAGCTGACCTTGTCGCAAAAAGTGCCGGTGACCGGCGCCGTGATCGTCACCACGCCGCAGGACATTGCCTTGCTGGATGCGCGCAAGGGTTTGAAAATGTTCGAGAAGGTCGGCATTCCGATTCTCGGCATCGTGGAGAACATGAGCACCCATATCTGCTCCAATTGCGGCCATGCCGAAGCCATTTTCGGCGAAGGTGGCGGCGCCAAGATGTGCGGCGAGTACGGCGTTGAATTCCTGGGCGCCTTGCCGCTGACCATGTCGATCCGCCAGCAGACCGATTCCGGCACACCGACGGTAGTGGCCGAACCCGACGGCCCGGTGGCGCATATCTATAAAGAGATTGCGCGCAAGGTGGCGATCAAGGTGGCGGAAAAAGCCAAGGACATGAGCAGCAAATTCCCTACCATCGTGATCAAGAACGACTAA
- the metG gene encoding methionine--tRNA ligase, producing the protein MSIALTSTPRQLFVTTALPYANAAFHIGHIMEYIQADIWVRFQRMQGHEVNFVGADDAHGAPIMIAAEKAGITPQEFVAQIAAGRKQYLDGFHIAFDNWHSTDGPENHELSRDIYRKLKAAGFIATKTIEQFYDPVKNMFLPDRYIKGECPKCGAKDQYGDSCEVCSSVYAPTDLINPYSTLTGATPVMKSSEHFFFKLSDPQCVEFLRGWALGNADGKPRLQSEVANKAKEWLESDGGMGDWDISRDAPYFGIEIPDEPGKYFYVWLDAPVGYLASLKNYFGKTGRDYDAFMADPRTEQYHFIGKDITYFHTLFWPAMLHFSGQKVPNNVFVHGFLTVSGEKMSKSRGTGISPLRYLELGMNPEWMRYYIAAKLSAKVEDIDFNPEDFVARVNSDLIGKYINIASRAAGFIAKKFDGKLSTAWATDSDPFLARLRGVAADIQALYDGREYGKALRAVMEQADLINAYVDANKPWELAKDPSKEAALHEVCSRLLEAFRILTIYLKPVLPALAAEVENFLQIQPLAWADVGQPLADGHKINVYTHLMTRVEPKMLDALFDAPAAAAPAEAAAADGASSAIEPLAAEIKIDDFVKVDLRIARIVNCEHVDGSDKLLRLTLDVGEGRLRNVFSGIKSSYQPEELVGKLTVMVANLAPRKMKFGISEGMVLAASAADGKTNPGIYVLNPWPGAEPGMRVS; encoded by the coding sequence ATGAGCATCGCTTTGACTTCAACTCCCCGCCAATTATTCGTCACTACCGCCCTGCCTTACGCCAATGCAGCGTTTCATATCGGCCACATCATGGAATACATCCAGGCCGACATCTGGGTGCGGTTCCAGCGAATGCAGGGCCATGAAGTCAATTTCGTCGGCGCCGACGATGCGCACGGCGCGCCGATCATGATCGCCGCCGAAAAGGCCGGCATCACGCCGCAGGAATTCGTGGCGCAGATCGCGGCCGGCCGCAAGCAGTACCTGGACGGCTTCCATATCGCCTTCGACAACTGGCACTCGACCGACGGCCCGGAAAACCACGAGCTGTCGCGCGACATCTATCGCAAGCTGAAAGCGGCGGGTTTCATCGCGACCAAGACCATCGAGCAGTTCTACGACCCGGTCAAGAACATGTTCCTGCCGGACCGCTACATCAAGGGCGAATGCCCGAAATGCGGCGCCAAGGACCAGTACGGCGATTCCTGCGAAGTATGCAGCTCGGTGTATGCGCCGACCGACCTGATAAATCCCTACTCGACGCTGACCGGCGCGACGCCGGTGATGAAATCGTCGGAACACTTCTTCTTCAAACTGTCCGATCCGCAATGCGTGGAATTCCTGCGCGGCTGGGCCCTGGGCAACGCCGACGGCAAGCCGCGCCTGCAATCGGAAGTCGCCAACAAGGCCAAGGAATGGCTGGAAAGCGACGGCGGCATGGGCGACTGGGACATCAGCCGCGATGCGCCCTACTTCGGCATCGAGATCCCGGACGAGCCGGGCAAGTATTTCTATGTCTGGCTGGATGCGCCGGTCGGTTACCTGGCTTCGCTGAAAAACTATTTCGGCAAGACCGGACGCGACTACGACGCCTTCATGGCCGATCCAAGGACCGAGCAGTACCATTTCATCGGCAAGGACATCACCTATTTCCATACCCTGTTCTGGCCGGCGATGCTGCACTTCTCGGGCCAGAAGGTGCCGAACAATGTGTTCGTGCACGGCTTCCTGACCGTCTCCGGCGAAAAGATGTCGAAGTCGCGCGGCACCGGCATCTCGCCGCTGCGCTACCTGGAACTGGGCATGAACCCGGAATGGATGCGCTACTACATCGCCGCCAAGCTGAGTGCGAAAGTGGAAGACATCGATTTCAATCCGGAAGATTTTGTGGCGCGCGTGAATTCCGACCTGATCGGCAAGTACATCAACATCGCCAGCCGCGCCGCCGGTTTCATCGCCAAGAAATTCGACGGCAAACTGAGCACTGCCTGGGCCACCGACAGCGATCCGTTCCTGGCCAGGCTGCGCGGCGTCGCCGCCGATATCCAGGCGCTCTACGACGGCCGCGAATACGGCAAGGCGCTGCGCGCAGTGATGGAACAGGCCGACCTGATCAATGCCTATGTCGACGCCAACAAGCCATGGGAACTGGCCAAGGATCCAAGCAAGGAAGCGGCCCTGCACGAAGTCTGCAGCCGCCTGCTGGAAGCGTTCCGCATCCTGACCATCTACCTGAAACCGGTGTTGCCGGCGCTGGCGGCCGAGGTGGAAAACTTCCTGCAAATCCAGCCGCTGGCCTGGGCCGATGTCGGCCAGCCGCTGGCTGACGGCCACAAGATCAACGTCTATACCCACCTGATGACGCGGGTCGAGCCGAAGATGCTGGACGCCTTGTTTGACGCGCCTGCAGCCGCGGCGCCGGCAGAAGCTGCTGCCGCAGATGGCGCCAGCAGCGCAATCGAGCCGCTGGCCGCCGAAATCAAGATCGACGATTTCGTCAAGGTCGACCTGCGCATCGCCAGGATCGTCAATTGCGAACATGTGGACGGTTCCGACAAACTGCTGCGGCTGACCCTGGACGTCGGCGAAGGCCGTTTGCGCAATGTATTCTCCGGCATCAAGTCGTCCTACCAGCCGGAAGAACTGGTCGGCAAGCTGACGGTGATGGTGGCCAACCTGGCGCCGCGCAAGATGAAGTTCGGCATCTCGGAAGGCATGGTGCTGGCCGCTTCGGCCGCCGACGGCAAAACCAATCCAGGCATCTACGTACTCAACCCGTGGCCAGGCGCAGAACCGGGCATGCGGGTCAGTTAA
- a CDS encoding GNAT family N-acetyltransferase has product MNLQVREAHTDDATLIADLTRACWAERVAASSSGHRESTERVLHDLQRGGGFVLQLDEKPVGSARWLPTDTETDVWEILRMGVLHTYRGLGLSQHLMEALIHRARSADVNELRLAVRADQTRVADLYAVFEFELAPELEYTRANPLEEPPIVMRRWLKR; this is encoded by the coding sequence ATGAACCTGCAAGTCCGTGAAGCCCATACCGACGACGCCACATTGATCGCCGACCTGACTCGCGCCTGCTGGGCCGAGCGGGTCGCGGCCAGCTCCAGCGGCCACCGCGAAAGTACCGAACGTGTGCTGCACGACCTGCAGCGCGGCGGCGGCTTTGTCCTGCAACTGGATGAAAAACCGGTAGGATCGGCGCGCTGGCTGCCCACCGATACCGAAACCGATGTCTGGGAAATCCTGCGCATGGGCGTGCTGCACACCTATCGCGGCCTGGGCTTGTCGCAGCACCTGATGGAAGCGCTGATCCACCGCGCCCGCAGCGCCGACGTCAACGAACTGCGGCTGGCGGTGCGCGCCGACCAGACCCGGGTGGCCGACCTGTATGCAGTATTCGAATTCGAACTGGCGCCGGAACTGGAATATACCCGCGCCAATCCGCTGGAAGAGCCGCCTATCGTGATGCGGCGCTGGCTGAAGCGGTAG
- the bamE gene encoding outer membrane protein assembly factor BamE domain-containing protein produces MKLWIRSVLAVVLPFMIAACDQNGNFIQEAGLEKLSRGVSTEADVRNAMGQPDTVWEAESGERSLEYPKGPSGARTWIFYIGKDGKLSDYKQVLTEENFARIKVGMNKEEVRRMLGRPRTVVQFTRKNEEVWDWRYTQADASQAFFNVHMDITSGLVTGTSVSQVYGH; encoded by the coding sequence ATGAAATTATGGATACGCAGCGTTTTGGCAGTCGTTCTGCCGTTCATGATCGCGGCTTGTGATCAGAATGGCAATTTCATACAGGAGGCCGGATTGGAAAAACTGAGCCGCGGAGTATCCACCGAAGCCGACGTGCGCAACGCCATGGGCCAGCCGGATACCGTCTGGGAGGCGGAAAGCGGGGAGCGTTCGCTGGAATATCCGAAAGGACCGTCCGGCGCCCGCACCTGGATTTTCTATATCGGCAAGGACGGCAAGCTGAGCGATTACAAGCAGGTGCTGACCGAAGAGAACTTCGCCAGGATCAAGGTCGGCATGAACAAGGAGGAGGTGCGGCGGATGCTGGGCCGGCCGCGCACCGTGGTGCAATTTACACGGAAGAACGAGGAAGTGTGGGACTGGCGCTATACCCAGGCCGACGCCAGCCAGGCTTTCTTCAACGTGCACATGGACATCACCAGCGGGCTGGTGACCGGCACTTCAGTGTCGCAGGTCTACGGGCATTAG
- a CDS encoding DUF3460 family protein codes for MTFSKQINGYQSDITKFVEELKQKNPKLEEQQLAGRALLWDKTPIDLDSQLRSKESRVDQQPYVYQNNH; via the coding sequence ATGACATTCTCCAAACAGATTAACGGTTATCAGTCCGACATCACCAAGTTCGTCGAAGAACTCAAGCAAAAAAATCCTAAGCTGGAAGAACAGCAGCTGGCCGGCCGCGCCCTGCTGTGGGACAAGACCCCGATCGACCTGGACAGCCAGTTGCGCTCCAAGGAATCGCGCGTCGATCAGCAACCCTACGTGTATCAGAACAATCACTAA
- a CDS encoding segregation and condensation protein A: MSQNLSDAAELTLEGQPDSTPNVIDGVAFARLYGEPLFRMPTDLYIPPDALEIFLEAFEGPLDLLLYLIRKQNFNILDIPMAQVTLQYLEYVDQIRITNLELAAEYLLMAAMLIEIKSRMLLPVRKTDSEEAEDPRAELVRRLLEYEQMKLAAREIDALPQLGRDYVRTQIYIEQNTVTRWPDVNLDDLQAAWADVIKRAKLTAHHTISREELSVREHMTGILRRLQSARFVEFAELFDPSRGVPVLVVNFIAMLELAKETLIEITQAEPFAPIYVRLAYSPTYASA; this comes from the coding sequence ATGAGCCAGAATTTGTCGGACGCCGCTGAGCTGACGCTGGAGGGCCAACCCGATTCGACGCCGAACGTGATCGACGGCGTGGCTTTTGCGCGCCTCTATGGCGAGCCGCTGTTCCGCATGCCGACCGATCTCTACATTCCGCCGGATGCGCTGGAAATCTTCCTGGAAGCATTCGAAGGTCCGCTCGACCTGCTGCTGTACCTGATCCGCAAACAGAATTTCAACATCCTCGACATCCCGATGGCGCAAGTCACTTTGCAATATCTGGAATACGTCGACCAGATCCGCATCACCAACCTCGAGCTGGCAGCCGAATACCTGCTGATGGCGGCCATGCTGATCGAGATCAAGTCGCGCATGCTGCTGCCGGTGCGCAAGACCGACAGCGAAGAAGCCGAAGATCCGCGCGCCGAGCTGGTGCGGCGCCTGCTGGAATACGAACAGATGAAGCTGGCCGCGCGCGAGATCGACGCCCTGCCGCAGCTCGGGCGCGACTATGTGCGCACCCAGATCTACATCGAACAAAACACCGTCACGCGCTGGCCGGACGTCAACCTGGACGACCTGCAGGCAGCCTGGGCCGACGTCATCAAGCGCGCCAAGCTGACCGCCCACCACACCATCAGCCGCGAAGAACTGTCGGTGCGGGAGCACATGACCGGGATCCTGCGGCGGCTGCAATCGGCGCGTTTTGTCGAGTTTGCCGAACTGTTCGATCCGTCGCGCGGGGTGCCGGTGTTGGTGGTGAATTTCATCGCCATGCTGGAGCTGGCGAAGGAAACACTGATTGAAATCACCCAGGCCGAACCGTTCGCGCCTATTTACGTACGACTGGCTTATTCGCCGACATACGCGTCGGCATAA
- the panC gene encoding pantoate--beta-alanine ligase — protein sequence MKIISSIEELRDQLRGQLRTAFVPTMGNLHEGHLSLMRLAKKHGDPIVASIFVNRLQFGPNEDFDKYPRTFAADVEKLEKEGVYVLFAPTEKDLYPEPQEFRVRPPDDLGNTLEGEFRPGFFTGVTTVVLKLFSCVQPRVAVFGKKDYQQLMIVRNMAKQFALPTEIIAAETWRADDGLALSSRNMYLSTEERAEAPALFKTLNQVADEVRAGHLDIFELEKQAMAQLRGRGWLPDYISIRKRCDLQAPAAGDLAQGEKLVVLAAAKLGGTRLIDNLEI from the coding sequence ATGAAAATCATTTCCTCGATTGAAGAGCTACGCGACCAACTGCGCGGCCAACTGCGCACCGCCTTCGTGCCGACCATGGGCAACCTGCATGAAGGCCACCTGTCGCTGATGCGGCTGGCGAAAAAACACGGCGATCCTATCGTCGCCTCGATCTTCGTCAACCGCCTGCAGTTCGGCCCTAACGAGGATTTCGACAAATATCCGCGCACCTTCGCCGCCGACGTCGAGAAACTGGAAAAGGAAGGCGTCTACGTGTTGTTCGCGCCGACCGAAAAAGACTTGTATCCGGAACCGCAGGAATTCCGCGTGCGGCCGCCTGACGACCTCGGCAATACGCTGGAAGGCGAATTCCGCCCCGGCTTCTTTACCGGCGTCACGACGGTCGTGCTGAAACTGTTTTCCTGCGTCCAGCCGCGCGTTGCGGTATTCGGCAAGAAGGATTACCAGCAACTGATGATAGTGCGCAACATGGCCAAGCAGTTCGCCCTGCCGACGGAAATCATCGCCGCCGAAACCTGGCGCGCCGACGACGGCCTGGCGCTGTCCTCGCGCAATATGTACTTGTCCACGGAAGAACGGGCGGAAGCGCCGGCGCTGTTCAAGACCCTCAACCAGGTCGCCGATGAAGTACGCGCCGGCCACCTCGACATTTTCGAGCTGGAAAAACAAGCGATGGCGCAGCTGCGCGGCCGCGGCTGGCTGCCGGACTACATTTCGATCCGCAAGCGCTGCGACCTGCAGGCGCCGGCCGCCGGCGACCTGGCGCAAGGCGAAAAGCTGGTGGTGCTGGCCGCCGCCAAGCTGGGCGGCACGCGCCTGATCGACAATCTCGAAATCTGA
- a CDS encoding cobalamin-binding protein codes for MQRPDRNKPPRSWPAVMMAAAAVALSLASAASAQAIAVRDDTQHAVVLHHPAHRIVSLAPHATELLFAAGAGAYVVGVSDYSDYPPEAKQITSMGSSSALDIERIVALKPDLVVAWSSGNSASQIARLRAIGIPVFESEPRQLEAIAASLLRLSQLAGTEDSGAAAADAFKTRLAQLDATYRQRPPVRVFYQIWKKPLMTLNDSHMVSSVIALCGGENVFGKLPQLAPTVSTEAVLQADPEVIFAADGGSSPSAGWRRFPKLTAIAADNLFTLTPNWMSRPGPRILDGAAELCQKLDLARSRRR; via the coding sequence GTGCAGCGGCCCGACCGCAACAAACCACCGCGCAGCTGGCCTGCGGTAATGATGGCAGCGGCGGCAGTGGCGCTGTCGCTGGCCTCGGCTGCGTCCGCGCAAGCCATCGCCGTGCGCGACGATACGCAACATGCAGTCGTGCTGCATCACCCCGCACATCGCATCGTCAGCCTGGCGCCGCATGCCACCGAGCTGCTGTTTGCAGCCGGCGCCGGCGCTTATGTGGTCGGCGTCAGCGACTATAGCGACTACCCGCCCGAGGCCAAGCAGATAACCTCGATGGGCAGCAGCAGCGCGCTCGATATCGAACGGATCGTCGCCCTCAAGCCGGACCTGGTGGTGGCCTGGAGCAGCGGCAATTCCGCCAGCCAGATCGCCAGGCTGCGCGCCATCGGCATCCCGGTGTTCGAAAGCGAACCGCGTCAGCTGGAAGCCATCGCTGCGTCGCTGCTGAGGCTGTCGCAGCTGGCCGGCACGGAAGACAGCGGCGCCGCGGCGGCGGACGCCTTCAAGACGCGCCTGGCGCAGCTCGACGCCACCTACCGCCAGCGGCCGCCGGTGCGGGTGTTCTACCAGATCTGGAAAAAGCCGTTGATGACGCTCAACGATAGCCACATGGTGTCGAGCGTGATCGCCCTGTGCGGCGGTGAAAACGTGTTCGGCAAACTGCCGCAGCTGGCGCCCACCGTCAGCACCGAAGCCGTGCTGCAAGCCGATCCGGAAGTGATCTTCGCTGCCGACGGCGGCAGTTCGCCCAGCGCCGGCTGGCGGCGCTTTCCCAAACTGACGGCAATCGCCGCCGATAACCTGTTTACCCTGACGCCGAACTGGATGAGCCGCCCCGGGCCGCGCATACTGGATGGCGCCGCCGAGCTGTGCCAGAAGCTGGACCTGGCGCGCAGCCGGCGCCGCTGA
- a CDS encoding ABC transporter ATP-binding protein, protein MNVAPLLSAEQLSVSVGHKTLCSGLDWQVAPGQFWCVLGRNGIGKTTLLHTLAGLRRPAGGRVLIEGRDIQTISAQQLARLRGLLAQQQADAFSSSVLAAVVAGRHPYQFGFGWDMEDDRALALQALEQVRMAAFSAHDVMRLSGGERQRVGLATLLVQDPLLFMLDEPTAHQDAAAQIVVMALLQKIANEIADALPPQKAVIAACHDINLVARYASHVLLLGDGQVWQGTAGSVLQPEILQAAFGCSFEVVENGARRLFMPVASVS, encoded by the coding sequence ATGAACGTCGCCCCATTGCTGAGCGCCGAACAGCTGAGTGTAAGCGTCGGTCATAAAACCTTGTGCAGCGGATTGGACTGGCAAGTCGCGCCGGGCCAGTTCTGGTGCGTGCTGGGCCGCAACGGCATCGGCAAGACCACTTTATTGCATACCTTGGCCGGCTTGCGGCGGCCGGCCGGCGGCAGGGTGCTGATCGAAGGCCGCGACATACAAACTATTTCAGCCCAGCAACTGGCGCGCTTGCGCGGCTTGCTGGCGCAGCAGCAGGCCGATGCGTTTTCCAGCAGCGTGCTGGCGGCGGTGGTGGCCGGGCGCCATCCCTACCAGTTCGGTTTCGGTTGGGACATGGAGGACGACCGCGCGCTGGCGTTGCAGGCGCTGGAGCAGGTCAGGATGGCGGCTTTCAGCGCACACGACGTGATGCGCCTGTCGGGCGGCGAGCGGCAACGGGTGGGGTTGGCGACCTTGCTGGTGCAAGACCCGCTGTTGTTCATGCTGGACGAGCCGACCGCGCACCAGGACGCCGCGGCGCAGATCGTGGTGATGGCGCTGCTGCAAAAGATAGCAAATGAGATAGCAGATGCGCTGCCGCCGCAAAAAGCGGTGATCGCAGCCTGTCACGACATCAACCTGGTGGCGCGCTACGCCAGCCATGTGCTGCTGCTGGGCGACGGCCAGGTGTGGCAAGGCACTGCCGGCAGCGTGCTGCAGCCGGAAATCCTGCAGGCCGCATTCGGCTGTTCGTTCGAAGTGGTGGAAAACGGTGCGCGGCGCTTGTTCATGCCGGTCGCCAGCGTATCTTAA